A single Anopheles arabiensis isolate DONGOLA chromosome 2, AaraD3, whole genome shotgun sequence DNA region contains:
- the LOC120896621 gene encoding kelch domain-containing protein 4: MGRKDKNKKKGQGAEKTSMKTDKKLVAKQKKLLAKLGEEDIENIVAKYETKDTKSSDLTEIVCPPPTARVNVGICAHPADREEIFIHGGEFFNGQQTVIYGDFYSYNVAKNEWKTLKSSICPAPRSGHQMVPVATDGGQIWLFGGEYASPSQLQFYHFRDLWVYRMAKKQWEKINAPNGPSARSGHRMVVTRKKLFVFGGFHDNNASYRYFNDLYAFSLESYTWTKIEGAGPVPPPRSGCCMVANADGKILIWGGYSKTSVKKEIDRGTTHTDMFALVPDKQQDGKTGAATAQPTYKWTSVKPNGKKPAPRSGMAVAIAPNGKAYTFGGVMDTEEDEEDVRGMFSNELHALDTGACTWRKLELAAKAKKSKPADVEMNEEEKEKQQQQAAKIVSDDGVFTMTVGGSGASGGASKGAAKGEEGDAGALDLGGPSPRMNAAIVVCKGQLYVYGGLYESGSRQFTLSDLYALDLHKLDVWKTLIANSFNSNEWLGSDSEGDSSDDDDDDDDDDDDDDDDDDDSEDDSSGMETE; encoded by the exons ATGGGCCGCAAGGataagaacaagaaaaagggcCAAGGAGCCGAAAAAACGTCCATGAAAACGGACAAAAAGCTTGTAGCGAAGCAGAAAAAGCTGCTCGCCAAGCTGGGTGAG GAAGATATCGAAAACATTGTGGCCAAGTACGAAACGAAGGACACGAAATCGTCCGATCTCACCGAAATCGTTTGCCCGCCGCCAACGGCCCGGGTAAACGTGGGCATCTGCGCCCATCCGGCCGATCGGGAGGAAATCTTCATCCACGGGGGAGAGTTTTTCAACGGCCAGCAGACGGTCATCTACGGTGACTTTTACTCGTACAACGTGGCCAAGAATGAGTGGAAAACGCTGAAATCCTCCATCTGTCCGGCACCACGCAGCGGCCATCAGATGGTACCGGTCGCGACGGACGGTGGCCAGATCTGGCTGTTCGGGGGCGAGTATGCGTCGCCCTCGCAGCTGCAGTTCTACCACTTCCGCGACCTGTGGGTGTACCGGATGGCAAAGAAGCAGTGGGAAAAGATTAACGCCCCGAACGGTCCGAGCGCTCGCAGTGGCCATCGGATGGTGGTGACGCGCAAAAAGCTATTCGTGTTTGGCGGCTTCCACGACAACAACGCCTCGTACCGGTACTTTAATGATCTGTACGCGTTCTCGCTGGAAAGCTACACCTGGACGAAGATAGAGGGGGCCGGGCCGGTCCCTCCCCCGCGCTCCGGTTGCTGCATGGTGGCGAACGCCGACGGGAAAATCCTCATCTGGGGCGGATACTCGAAGACCAGCGTGAAGAAGGAAATCGATCGCGGCACCACGCACACGGACATGTTCGCCTTGGTGCCGGACAAGCAGCAGGACGGCAAGACGGGAGCGGCGACAGCACAACCGACCTACAAATGGACCAGCGTCAAACCGAACGGCAAAAAGCCGGCCCCGCGCAGCGGCATGGCGGTGGCGATTGCACCGAACGGAAAGGCGTACACGTTCGGTGGTGTGATGGACACGGAGGAGGATGAAGAGGACGTGCGGGGAATGTTTAGCAACGAGTTGCATGCGCTCGATACCGGCGCGTGCACCTGGCGCAAGCTCGAGCTGGCGGCCAAGGCAAAGAAAAGCAAGCCGGCCGATGTGGAAATGAACgaggaagagaaggaaaagcagcagcagcaggcggctAAAATCGTATCGGATGATGGAGTTTTCACGATGACTGTCGGTGGCAGCGGGGCTAGTGGAGGGGCATCGAAAGGGGCGGCCAAAGGAGAGGAAGGGGATGCAGGGGCGCTTGATCTTGGTGGTCCCTCGCCGCGTATGAATGCGGCCATCGTTGTCTGCAAAGGGCAGCTGTACGTGTACGGTGGATTGTACGAATCCGGCTCCAGGCAGTTCACACTGAGCGATCTTTATGCTCTTG ATCTTCATAAGCTGGATGTGTGGAAAACGTTGATTGCCAACAGCTTTAATTCGAACGAATGGCTTGGCTCGGACAGTGAAGGAGACTCttccgatgatgatgatgacgacgatgatgatgatgatgatgatgacgacgatgatgatgactcGGAGGATGATTCGTCTGGAATGGAAACGGAGTAG